Genomic segment of Caproiciproducens sp. NJN-50:
CCATCCCCGCCGCGCTGACGGCCGACCTGACCGTCTGCATCGTTTCGGCCCTGACGGTGCGGCTGCTCTTTTCGTGATATGGAACGGACGCTGAGGTCCGCACCGGTCTGGGCCCTGGCCGGGAACCCGAACTGCGGGAAAACGACGCTGTTCAACCGCCTGACCGGCTCCAGCGCCACGGTCGGCAACTGGCCGGGCGTCACGGTGGAAAAGAAGAGCGGCACCGCCAAATGGGACAGTGGGAGCGCTCATATCGTCGACCTGCCCGGGATCTATTCCCTTGTGCCCTACACGCCGGAGGAAGCGCTCGCGGGAAACTTTCTGCGCGAGGAAAAGCCGGATCTGATTCTGAATGTGATCGACGCCACCTGTCTGGAGCGGAGCCTGTACCTCACCACACAGCTGCTGGAGCTTGGAATTCCCGTCGTCGCGGCGCTCAGCATGACGGACGCGCTCGCCCGGCGCGGCGGCAAAGTGAACTGCCGCCTGCTTTCGGTCCTTCTCGGAGTCCCGGTCGTGCCGATCTGCGCGACCCGCGGGACCGGCACCGCCGCGCTGCTGAAAACAGCCGCCCGGACGCCGGACGGACCCGTGCGGGCGGCGCGGCCCATCCGGCCCGCCCCCGGAGTCCGGGACCCCGACCTCGAGTCGGCCCAGGCCCGTTACCGCCGGATTCATGACATTGTTTCAAAAACCGTCTCGGGCGCCGAAGTCGTCCACAGGGTTACCGAACGGATCGACCGGATCGCCACAGACCGGTACTTGTCCATTCCCCTTTTCCTGCTGATCGTCCTGGCGGTTTTCGCGCTGACCTTTGGCACCGTGGGAAATGCCCTAGTACAAGTTATGGGGCTTCTGGTCGACTCGGCGTCCCGGACATTGGGCACTTTTCTGGAAGCCGCCGGAGTCTCCTTCTGGGTGAAAGACCTGATTCTGAACGGAATTCTCGCCGGCGTGGGGGCGGTTCTGAAATTTCTGCCGCAGATCGCCCTCCTTTTCCTGCTGCTCTCTTTTCTGGAGGACAGCGGATACATGGCCCGCGCCGCCTTCATTATGGATGCGCCGATGAGAAAAATCGGGCTTTCCGGGCGCTCGTTCGTTCCCCTGCTAATGGGATTCGGATGCACGGTCCCGGCGGTCATGGGCACGCGGATTCTGGAAAGCGAAAAAGACAGGCGCCTGACCGTGCTGATTACCCCGTTTATGTCCTGCAGCGCGAAAATGCCGGTCTACTCCCTGTTCCTCGGCGTCTTTTTCGCGGGCCGCCAGCCGGCCGCCATGTTCCTGATCTACCTGCTCGGGGTCCTGATGGGGCTTCTCTCCGCCGTCTTCCTCAAAAGCACCGTGCTGCGCGGCGAACCCGCCCCGTTTCTGATGGAGCTGCCGGATTACCGTCTTCCGACGCCCGGCAATATCCGGAAGCACGTCGGCCGGCGGGTGCGGGATTTCCTCCGCCGCGCCGGAACGACCGTTTTTCTCGCGACCGTGGCGATCTGGCTTCTGCAGTCCATTTCGGTTGATTTTCACATGACTTTGGACAGTTCGCGCAGTCTTCTCGCGTTGGCGGGGCACGCCGTCGCGCCGGTTTTCACCCTGTGCGGCTTCGGGGGCTGGAAACAGGCCGTCGCGCTTCTGACCGGCCTTGTCGCGAAGGAATCGATCGTCGGGGCATACGGCGTTCTCTGTGCCGGCGACCCCGCCGCCGGGCTGAAAGTGCTGTTCAGCCCGGCGAGCGCCTGCTCCTACCTGATCTTCATCCTTCTCTACACCCCGTGCTCCGCGGCGCTCGCGGCGATCCGCCGGGAATCGGGCCTGCGCCTCGCCGTGTTCAGCGCGTTCTATCAATTCGCGACCGCCTGGTATGCCTCCGCGCTGTTTTATCAGCTCGCGCTGCTGTTCCAGAGACTGCACCCTTAGCGCTCCTCCTACAGCCAGGGGTCCGGCACCGCCGCGGACGGGGAAGTGAGCAGAACGTCGGGGTGTCTCAGGATCCGGCGAAAATGGCGCATCGCCTGGGCATAATAATATCCATCGCAGATCCGTTCGTCCACAACGAACCGGAAGTTGATCGTCCTGACCGGCTTCACGGCCCCATAGCGCCCCATCCGGAGCGAAGTTTCCTTTCTTCCGATGGAAAGAAAGATGGAGCACGATCCGAAATCATAAAGATGGTGGTAGACGGAACCGATTCCCGTGGAGCCGATGTCGACCACAAAAGCGCTCGCGTGAAACGGAGAAACGCGGTGAATTGCCCGGGGCATAAGCCCCGCCTCGTCCATGCGCCACAGAAGGAACACGACCAAACGCAGAAAACGAACGGGCAGACGCCTCAAAAGCTCCGCCGTGCGGTATGTTCCGTTGTTCTGCGCGGAGCTTTTGACCTCTTCAATCCCGGTGTGAATTTTTCTCCAGATGTCCTCCAGGGAATCCGCAGGGGAAAAGAGCGTTTTCACGGCTGTATCCTGCCCCGCCTCGCTCATGGTGTTTTTCACGTCGATCGAGAGGGCGATCTGGTTTCTGGCGTAGAGCTTTCTTCCGGATACGTACCGGTTCAGCCCGGGGTGCAGGGCGATCAGGCGCACCGCCGCGGCCATGACGACATGCAGGGTGCTCAGATCTTTCATCCCGGTTTCCCTGCGCATCCGCCGGATAAACTGTTCCAGATGAGTGATCTCAACTTTTTCCTCGAAAAAGACCATACTGCCCGTCCTGTTCTTCATCACGTGCGGAATCACCGCGAAAAACGGATCCTCTTTGCGGATGCGGAACGAATCATAGCGGTCGCCGAACCTGCGCTTCCGGCCGGGATAAACCGTATTCTCCATCATAAACCCTCCTCATCGGAAGTTTTCATCTTGATTATAAATCAAAAACGGCAAAAATCCAATCGCTTTCTTCCCATTTCGCGCATTGCATTTCCATAAAGTGTTTGTTATAATGTTTGTGATTTCATGGCGGAAACCGGAAAAATTTTTCGGTTCCGCGGTAGGAGCGGATTTTCATGATTTTGGTTCTGGATATCGGCAACACCAACATCACTTTGGGCGTTTACGAAGGAGACAAGCTGCTTTTTGTCTCCCGCATGGCGACGGACCGTATGAGAATGGAAGATCAGTACGCCATCGAACTGAGGGAAATCCTGGACATCCATGGCGTTTCCTTCCGGCAGATCGAAGGAACCGCCATCAGTTCGGTCGTTCCTTCCGTAGACCTGTCCCTGAAACGGGCAATCCTCCGCCTGACCGGAGCGGAACCGGTCAGCGTCGGGCCGGAAATGAAAACCGGAATCCGGATCGGCATCAGCTCGGAAGTGGTCGGCGCCGACCTGATCGTCGGCTGCGTCGCTGCGGCGGAGCTGTTTCACGGGCCGTGCATCATCATCGACATGGGGACTGCGACGACGTTCGTCGTCCTGGACGAGAACCGGGTCATGCTGGGCGGCGCGATCGCGCCGGGGGTCGGCATTTCGCTGGACGCCCTGACGAACCGCACGGCGCAGCTTCCCTCCATCAGCCTGGAAGCGCCCGCTCATTTTATTGGAAGCAGCACCACCGAATGCATGCGCTCCGGCCTGATCAACGGAACCGCATGCATGATAGACGGCATGTGCGCCCACATGGAAAAGGAACTGGGTAAAAAATGCCAGGCCGTGGCAACGGGAGGTCTCTCAAAGGAGATCATCGAGCAATGCGAACGGGAGATCGTATACAGCGATACGCTTTTATTGGAGGGCCTGCGGATCATCTACGAAAAGAACAAGCCCTAAGTTTCCCGCCCGAGCCGGATGTACGACAAAAGCCGCCGTTCCCGAAATGCCGGGACGGCGGCTGATTTAAGGTTAAAATGGTCCTAAGCGTTGTGATGAGTGGGCTCCTCCTCATCGCGGAACAGAAACCTCAGACACCAGAGAGCGGAAACGGCCACCACAATGAAAACAACGCGGCTGCCGGCCGTCAGCTGTCCGCCGAAGATCCAGGAGACAATGTCGAACCCGAAAAGTCCGATGGAACCCCAGTTCAATCCTCCGATAATAACCAGTATCAAA
This window contains:
- the feoB gene encoding ferrous iron transport protein B, which translates into the protein MERTLRSAPVWALAGNPNCGKTTLFNRLTGSSATVGNWPGVTVEKKSGTAKWDSGSAHIVDLPGIYSLVPYTPEEALAGNFLREEKPDLILNVIDATCLERSLYLTTQLLELGIPVVAALSMTDALARRGGKVNCRLLSVLLGVPVVPICATRGTGTAALLKTAARTPDGPVRAARPIRPAPGVRDPDLESAQARYRRIHDIVSKTVSGAEVVHRVTERIDRIATDRYLSIPLFLLIVLAVFALTFGTVGNALVQVMGLLVDSASRTLGTFLEAAGVSFWVKDLILNGILAGVGAVLKFLPQIALLFLLLSFLEDSGYMARAAFIMDAPMRKIGLSGRSFVPLLMGFGCTVPAVMGTRILESEKDRRLTVLITPFMSCSAKMPVYSLFLGVFFAGRQPAAMFLIYLLGVLMGLLSAVFLKSTVLRGEPAPFLMELPDYRLPTPGNIRKHVGRRVRDFLRRAGTTVFLATVAIWLLQSISVDFHMTLDSSRSLLALAGHAVAPVFTLCGFGGWKQAVALLTGLVAKESIVGAYGVLCAGDPAAGLKVLFSPASACSYLIFILLYTPCSAALAAIRRESGLRLAVFSAFYQFATAWYASALFYQLALLFQRLHP
- a CDS encoding type III pantothenate kinase: MILVLDIGNTNITLGVYEGDKLLFVSRMATDRMRMEDQYAIELREILDIHGVSFRQIEGTAISSVVPSVDLSLKRAILRLTGAEPVSVGPEMKTGIRIGISSEVVGADLIVGCVAAAELFHGPCIIIDMGTATTFVVLDENRVMLGGAIAPGVGISLDALTNRTAQLPSISLEAPAHFIGSSTTECMRSGLINGTACMIDGMCAHMEKELGKKCQAVATGGLSKEIIEQCEREIVYSDTLLLEGLRIIYEKNKP
- a CDS encoding DUF378 domain-containing protein; the protein is MLDKIALILVIIGGLNWGSIGLFGFDIVSWIFGGQLTAGSRVVFIVVAVSALWCLRFLFRDEEEPTHHNA